The bacterium BMS3Abin08 genome segment AACAAAATGTAAACTTACAAAAAATCCTTTATATCCGGTATGTTGCATGCTTTGGTGAAGTTAACCAGCTAATTTTGCAGGATTTTGCTCTGTTCCAAATTGTTCATGTCTCGTTGAGATATTTTATATCTCTGTTAATAATATTTTCACAATAGTTGCTGATAATAAAACATTCATTTACAAGAATGCTTCCTGAAAGCCCGTACTGTCAGCCGGAGATGAAACTCAGGCTACATGACAACACGGATCACGAAGGGGGCCCGGGCAGAGGGCAGAGCGTTCGTTTTTCTGTCATTCCGGCTTGTCCGGAATCTGTCTTTAAGAAGGATTCCCGACTCCCGAATGCGTTCGGGATTGCGGGAATGACTAATAACTGTAATTAACATACAGACTCTGTTTAGGCATGGAAAAGCAGGCGTTTCAAATAACTTGCAGAGGAGAAATCTGCCCATCCGAAATGAGAAAAAAATATAGGTAAAAGACATAATTATATATTGACAAACTGAGTGGTTAGGAGTAATATATCTTTGTGTATGAAAAATACTGATAAGGGAGGTGAAATCCGTCATTTGTTATCTTGACCTGGATACTTAAGTCTTTTTGTTGGGAGGTCTTAGTTACTAACACTCAGCAATTCTGCCGAAGAAGCAGAAAGGATGCGGGGAGAGCCTATGAATGTCTCAAGAAGAAGCTTTTTGAAAGTAACCGGGGGATCACTAATACTGGGTACCCTCGGAGTCAATCTCCAGCCCGTTAAATCCTATGCCAGCACCCTTCCTATCCGTTATGCAAAAGAAACAATCACAATATGCCCCTTCTGTGCCGTAGGCTGCGGCATCATAGTCTACACAGAAAAAGGAACGGTCATCAACACCGAGGGTGACCCGGATCATCCAATCAATGAAGGGACTCTCTGTTCAAAGGGTGCAGCCCTCTACCAGATCGTAAATAATCCCAAAAGACTAACAAAGCCTCGCTACCGCGCACCCGGTTCCGGGGAATGGAAAGAGGTGGAATGGGATTGGACCCTGGATGAGATTGCAAAGAGAATCAAGAAGAGCCGTGACGAGACCTTTGTGGTCAAAAACGCAAAGGGTCAGGTTGTAAACCGGTGTGACGGCATTGCCTCTGTCGGGAGCGCCGCCCTTGATAATGAGGAGTGCTATATCTTCCAGAAGTGGCTCCGTTCACTTGGCTTGGTCTATATTGAGCACCAGGCACGGATATGACACTCTGCCACCGTAGCGGCTCTGGCAGAGTCGTTTGGCAGAGGGGCAATGACCAACCACTGGATCGATATCAGGAACTCTGACGTCATCCTTATCATGGGAAGTAACGCGGCCGAGAACCACCCAATAAGCTTCAAATGGGTTATGGAGGCAAAGAAGAAGGGAGCAAAACTGATAAGCGTAGACCCACGTTTTACCCGGACTTCAGCCAAGGCCGACATATTTGCCCCTATCCGATCCGGTGCAGATATCGCTTTTCTGAACGGAATGATCAAGTATATAATCGACAACAAGCTATACGACGATTTCTATATCAAGAACTATACAAACAACCCATTTCTCGTAAATACCGACTTCAAGATGCCGGGGGAACTGGATGGTCTCTTTTCCGGATATGACCCTAAGAAGAGGAAGTACAACAAGAAGACCTGGGCCTTCCAGAAAGATGTCAATGGTGTGATAAAGAAGGATAGGTCTCTGACCGACCCCTT includes the following:
- the fdhA_1 gene encoding formate dehydrogenase subunit alpha precursor, with product MNVSRRSFLKVTGGSLILGTLGVNLQPVKSYASTLPIRYAKETITICPFCAVGCGIIVYTEKGTVINTEGDPDHPINEGTLCSKGAALYQIVNNPKRLTKPRYRAPGSGEWKEVEWDWTLDEIAKRIKKSRDETFVVKNAKGQVVNRCDGIASVGSAALDNEECYIFQKWLRSLGLVYIEHQARI